The DNA segment ACACCACCGAAGACGATAATGAGGAGCACGCCAACGATGGGCAGACCCATCAGTTCGGCACGTTTAATGTCTTTGGCCATGCCGGTGTCGAGGGCACCGGAGACAGGGGTTTGACCAGCGAGGTGTTGCGAGACGCCCTCAATGGGGATCTGCTTTTCGATCTTCCGGTAGTTCTTGAGGATGTCATTGCCCCAGCCTTTGAGCCGGATGGAGGCCATGGCATGTTTTTTGTCCTTGGTGGTCAGCATGGCCTGCTTGGTATTCCAGTAGCTGGCGATGCCGTCAATGTAGTGGGGGTTATTCTTTTCCAGCTGGTCCAGGTGGCTTTGGACTTTTGTGGCGAAGGCTTTGTCGTCCACGGTCGTCCCGGCTGGTGCGTCGTACATGACGACGATGTCGGCGGAGTTGTCGCGGCCGAAGGTGCTTTCTTCGATCTCAGCGGCCTTGATGGAGTCGCTACCTGGGTCGAACCAGCCGGACTGGCTGAGGTAGTCGGGGAGTCGCTGACCCACAATGCCGAGAGCACTGACCAGCACGATCATGACGGCGAGGACGAGCTTCCGGTGGCGCTGAATGAAGTCGCCCCATTTGCTAAACATGCAGTGTCTCCTTGGCATGCGGGTCGTCGGTGGCGGTGGCGCGGCTGGCACGGGTGTTTGCGGAGTCGCGTTCGGATACTACCGAGTCGCTGCGGTCGGTGGAGCGGTTGAGGAGGGCGCGGAGCGGCCGGAAGGGCTGCAGCCAGGCACCTCCGCTGGGGAGGTGCTCCAGGTCAATGCGGGGGAGGGGTTGTTGGAAGAGTCCGTTAACGTCTTCTACATCCACAAAGGTGAGGTTGGGGTCTTCCATTGCCCAGGTGCATTCTTCGGCAAAGCCGAGCACGATGGCGCGGATACCTTTGGTGGCCAGGTCAGCGAGGGTGGCTTGGAAGTTCCGGCCGTCGGCGGAGGCGACGACAACGAGTTTGAGGTTGCCTTCGGAGAGGCGGAGGGAGAGGTGCTCCAGCATGTTGTCGTCGACGTCGCTGTCGGCGGTTTCTTTGGGTTTGGCGAAGACGGAGAAGCCGATGTTGCGGAGGGCGTCGATCCAGGAGTGGATGCCGTCGACGTTGGCTTCGTTGACGTTGGTGAAGAGGGTGGCTTCGCAGATGATGCTGTCGGGGTCGAGGCCAGTGTCGGTGGCAAGCTGGGTGGCTTGCTGGAGGAGCCAGAGGCCGGCGGCGTCGAAGCGCGGGCGTTGGTAGCTGTTGGGGCGTCCGCCAACGATGGCAGAGAGCCCCATGTCCATGTTGGGGGCGTCCCAGATAAGGAGGGCGCGCGGGCTGGGGGCGCTACTGCTCATGCATGTCTCCTTCGCTGCCGGTAGTGCCGGCGGAGTCGGTGCTGCCAGTGGAGTCGGCGCTGCTGGTGCTGCCAGTGCTACTGGTACTGTCGGCGGGGCGCTGCCAAATAAATTCGTGGATGACGCGCCCCTCGCGCAGGCCTTTGCCTTCAAATTTAGTCATGGGGCGCTGCAGACTCATGGGTGCGGTGGTGGCGAGTCCTTCTTGACGACGGATGAGCGCGGGGCAGGCATCGCCAGTTTCTTCAATAAACTCGGCGTAGTCGGCATGGTCGGTAGCGATGTGGAGAATACCGCCGGGCTTGAGCACGCTGGCGATGAGTTCGAAGGTGCCGGGTTGGAGCAGACGTCGCTTATGGTGGCGGGCTTTGGGCCAGGGGTCGGGGAAGAAGACGCGGACGCCGTCCAGATAATCGCTGGGAAGCATGCTGTCCATGATGTCGACGGCGTCGCCACGGAGGAGACGGATGTTGGGGATGTTTTCGCGTACCATGCGGGCGAGAAGCTGTGCCATGCCGGGTTTGTAGACCTCAAGGGCGAGAACATTGGTGGCGGGCTCTTCTTTAGCCATGGCACTAGTAGAGGTGCCAGTGCCGAAGCCAATTTCGAGGATGGTGGTGGCGGGGCGGCCAAACCAGGTGTCGATGTCAGCAGGGGTGAGACGCTCGTCGCTGGCGTCTTTGCCGAGGGTGGGGAAGTACTCGTCCCAGATTGCCTGTTTCGCATCGGAAATGGCGCCTTTGCGTGCGCGGAAGGCCGTCACCCGCGGGTAGAGGCGAGAGGAAGAGTCGCGCTTGGCGTTGTGAGCGCGCTTTTCTGCGGCGAGGGCCTCACGGTAGGCAGGGTCGTTCCAGCGCGGGTTGCGCGTGGAGGTGGTGGGTTCTGCGCTAGTAGTCACCTATTTATCGTCCCTTGTTTGGGCAAAAATGTCACTTTTTGCTGCGGCTATGTCAGATTTTGCTGCGGCTATGTCAGTTTTTGTGGGGGTGATGTGGCCGTGAGAGGCGGCGATACGCCGATAAGACAGTCGAAAAAACTCTTTTAATTTATTGTTAGGCCGATTTTCCGGCTCTGAACTGCACTTTTAAAGAAGTACTGGAAATGTAGCTCCCCACAAGCAGACCACAGTTCGGCACACTTAGCACTCGAAAGGAGGGTCCATGCCCGCACCGTCACCTCAACAGGCTGTATCTGCTGCTCAGCTACCTTTGCCGGCACGTCCGCTGGCGCGGTCGCTGTTGCTGTCACTGCAGTCGCTGCCCGGCCTTACCGATGAAGATCGAACCACAGGTTGGGCGGCCGCGTTGTTTACGGTATGTACACGCCCTTCTCTTATTGCGATTACTGGGGATGGTTTTGGTGTCACTCCACCAGCGAATGGTCCTCGCACGCAGGAGCCAGTTGTGGTGGTCGCCGAATGCCTGCAGAAGCACCTTGCTCCTCTTCTGGCATCCCAACAGCCTACTGAGGTGGTGGCCGGCTACCAGGGGGAGAACCCCATCATGGTACCGGCGTTGTCCTTGACCCTTCAGTGCGTGCCAGCGGGAACCTTCGCATCCGGCGTATTTGGTCTGTGGCAGTTGGGTGGGAAAAACCTCACTCCCCTGCAACGGGTGGGTGAATGGCCGGATGTGGTGGTGCAAGTGGGAGTTGCGGCAACGCTACCCCAGCGTTATCCGGTTCCGCTGGTGTTGGCCCCAGTGGACTGGTCCGATCCCGACGCTGCTGCCCACACGCTGGCGGAGCAGTGCGCACAGGAACTCGTTGCCGAGCGCTGTGTGCAGTTGGCGATGAATGTGGCAGCCGGCTGTGGTTTTCACTCGGAGGCCCTCGAACTGATGATGCGGAGGTTTGGTGGCAAGTGATCTTTGGGTGCACACCTGCGCCTATCTCGAAAAGCATTACCGTAAGAAACGCGATGAAAACTTGGGCGTGCAGCGTGTCCAGGTGCGGACCGCCATTGACCGGTGGATTCAGGATGTCCTGCAGCCCGGAGAGAACCCGGTAGAGCAGTGGCGGCAACGCTCCTATGAGTCGATGACGCTGCTGCAACTCACCATTGCCGACCTGGTGGCGCCCCGGCAGCGGGATACCATCTCGCAGGACCTTCTCGCCACCGTTGATGAGGTGGCCGGTCGGCAGAGCGAGTTGACCAGTGGGGTGCCCACTATCGCGCTTGATGTGGTGGCACCCTCCGTTCTCTCCCTCGCTGCCGGCATTGGCGTGGTCCGCGGTGCCGTGTTTGTCCTGGATTACTCCGGGGTGAGCCTGCGCGGCTCCTGGTGGATCCTGGCCGCTATCGTCGTGGGACTCATGTTTATGGGCATCGTGGCGATGCTGCGTTATCGCCAACACGAAGAGAAGATTCAGAGCCTGCTCATCACTGGGGTGCGCAGCGAGATGAATCGCTGCGTAGAGGAGCTTATGGCGAAGTGGTTCTTCTCTGGCGCTCCCTTCGATGCGATGCGGAACAAGAAGTCTGCAGAGGACGACGAGGCTACCTCCGATACTGACCGTCCTCTCGCCGTCGACTGTGTGTGGACTGCGACAGGAACCACTATTTCCGATCTCGTACCCCGCCGCGTGGCCCTGGTCTTGGGTCACGACAGCGATGCCAGCGTGTTAACCAACTCAGACACTGCCGAGACGCTGATGGCATCCGCTGAGGAGACACGCGCGTGACCCCCTCAGTCCCCAAACCCCTCAGTCTCCAAACATTTCCACAGAAAGTAGAACACCATGTCCGACTTCGAGATTCCCTTCGATCCCTGGCTCGGGTCCGCCTTCGTGGTGACTGACGCCATGGGAAACCAGTGGGTGCCTATCCCCATGAACGCCCCTGTAGACCCCGAAACTGGTGAGTGCATCACCGATGAGGGTATCTGCTGGGATTACGACAACGAATATGAGCCGAATATCACTTTTTTTGATCCCGGCGAGATGACGACGGGTCCCTCCCACTTGGTGGGGGTGGGCATTATCGATCCCACTGGCGAGACTGGCGTCACGTCCTTCGCCTCCAATGGCGACGAAATCATGCGCCCAATTGAACATGGCGATACCGATGCGATACGCCCCGGTGAAATGTACATGGAACTTGGGAAACTTTGTTTTGCCATTGAGATTGATGAAAACCATTGCGCAACCTTGGGTTATGAAGATGGCATGCTGATCTTTAGTGACGAGGATGCGGACGGGATCGTCGACCATCTGCAGAACATTTGCTTTGACGGCACTAACAAGCGATGGAAGCTTCCTTACCCGCCCAGTCTGTCTTCAGACGATTCCCTTTAAATCCTGGTTGACATGCGTTTCATAGGCACGCCTAACTAGTGTGATTCACCTGCCGCAAGTAACGGCGTGTCCTGCGTCACATCTCCTATAGGGAGTTACCCCCAAATCACCAAACTTCGATGTGCTCTTATTGCCATAGGTCATTAACATGGAGGATGACATCAATTACTTGTAGGAGTGACAGATGACTGAAAAGACCATTCCAGGCTTCGAGGGAACCATCCCCACTGAGAATGAAAAGATCATCGACTTCGTCGCCCAGTGGGCCGAGGTCATGACCCCCGACCAGGTCGTTTTCTGCGACGGTTCCCAGGAAGAATGGGACCGCCTGACCCAAGAACTCGTTGACAGTGGCACCTTCACCCAGCTGAACCCCGAGAAGAAGCCGAACTCCTTCCTCGCCCTTTCCGATCCCGCTGACGTTGCTCGTGTTGAGTCCCGCACCTTCATCTGCTCTGAGACCGAAGACGGCGCCGGCCCCACCAACCACTGGGCCGAGCCCAAGGCCATGCGCGAAGAAATGCTCGAGCAGTACAAGGGCTGTATGAAGGGCCGTACCATGTACGTCATCCCCTTCTGCATGGGTCCCCTCGGTGCCGATGACCCCAAGCTCGGCATTGAAATCTCTGACTCCGCCTATGTTGTCGTCTCCATGCGCATCATGACCCGCATGGGTGCCGCTGCCCTCGAGAAGATCGGCAAGGACGGCGACTTTGTCCGTGGCGTGCACTCCGTTGGCGCCCCCCTCGCTGAAGGCCAGGAAGATGTTCCGTGGCCCTGCAACGAGACCAAGTACATCACCCACTTCCCTGAGGATCGTGAGATCTGGTCCTTCGGCTCCGGCTACGGCGGCAATGCCCTCCTCGGCAAGAAGTGCTACGCCCTGCGTATCGCCTCTGTCATGGCCCGCGACGAAGGCTGGATGGCTGAGCACATGCTCATCCTGAAGCTCACCTCCCCCGAAGGTAAGGCCTACTACATCTGTGCCGCCTTCCCGTCCGCATGTGGCAAGACCAACCTCGCCATGCTGCAGCCCACCATCCCCGGCTGGAAGGCTGAGGTTGTTGGCGACGACATCTCCTGGATGAGCTTCGGCGAAGACGGCCGCCTCTACGCCGTCAACCCCGAGAACGGCTTCTTCGGTGTTGCCCCCGGCACCAACTACAACTCCAACCCGAACGCCATGCGTTCCATGGAGCCCGGTAACTGCATCTTCACCAACGTTGCCCTCACCGATGACGGCGACGTCTGGTGGGAGGAAATGGGCGACGCCCCGGCCCACCTCACCGACTGGCATGGCAATGACTGGACCCCCGAGTCCGATACCCCGGCCGCACACCCGAACTCCCGCTACACCGTGCCGATTACCCAGTGCCCGGTTACCGCTGAAGAGTTCAACGACCCCAAGGGCGTTCCGGTTTCCGCCATCCTCTTCGGTGGCCGCCGCCCCGATACCGTTCCGCTGGTCTCCGAGGCCTATAGCTGGAACCACGGCGTGTACATCGGCGCCACCCTGTCCTCCGGCCAGACCGCTGCCGCTGAAGGCCAGGTCGGCTCTATCCGTCGTGACCCCATGGCTATGATCCCCTTCATTGGCTACAACGTTGGCGACTACCTGCAGCACTGGGTCGACATGGGCGTCAAGGGCGGCGACAAGATGCCCAAGGTGTTCTACGTGAACTGGTTCCGCAAGAACGATGACGGCAAGTGGCTGTGGCCCGGCTTCGGCGACAACAGCCGTGTCCTCAAGTGGATCGTCGACCGCCTTGAAGGCCGAGTCGAAGCTGACGAGACCATCGTCGGCCAGACTGCCCGCGTTGAGGACCTCGACCTCTCCGGCCTCGAAGGCTACACCGAGGACGACGTCAAGTCTGCTCTCGTTGTGAACAAGGCTGACTGGGAGCGCGAGCTTCCCGACCTCGATGCCTGGTTCGAGAAGCTTGGCCCGAAGGTTCCGCAGGAAGTTCACGACGAGTACGAAGCCCTCAAGCAACGTATTGCTGAGGCTTAATCGGACTCGCTGAGCTCCCTCTGAGTTCACAAGCATAAATAGTGCCCCCCACTATCTCGGTAGTGGGGGGCACTATTGCTACAATACTGGTGATCAAATTTGCCACAAGGAGAACATCTGTGCGCAATAATCGCATCATTAACACCAGTCTTACGGCTGTGCTAGCTTCCACCATCACGGGTGCCGTTGTCCTCACCACCCTCACCCCCGCCACCGCCGCAGATAGCTCCGTCACCCCCCTCACCATCCAAGACACCCGTAGCGCCGCCCGTGCCGGCTACCCCAGCGCACTCGAACTCGCACAACACAACCGCGCCGCCCTCCGCGACCACTCCACCATCCCCCACGACCTCATCGGTGCCAACAACCTCATCTCCCCCGCCAGCATCGGACGCGGCGACCTCTCTCCCCTCGACCCACTCCACATCATCTTTCTCCCCGACCGCGCTGGCCAAGAACTCATCACCGAACCAGCGAAAATGCTGGGCGGTAACTTCGCCCGCGCTAACCTTGTCCTCAGTCTCAGCCGCTACACCAGCGTCACCAAACTCGACGCCGCCAACGCAGAAATCGTGGGTAAACCGCTGGTCGGTATCGCCTCCGCCAATAACGTCTCCCGTGACGCCGGAGTGTGGGGCGCCGACGTCGGCATCACCTGGGACGCCGGAAATGGCCGCACCCTTATCGCTTTCGGCGACAACTACGGCCCCGGCCACTTCGGCCCCATGAGCCGCTTCCGCGGCTCCGCCCTCGCCTGGGCAGACGTCGACAACCCCTACAACGTCCGCACCACCCAATTCTTCACCGGCTACGAAAACAAAGCTGAAGAAATCGTCGACTCCGGACACGGCGACAACCGCGAACTCTCCAAGATCCCCACCGCTGCCATGTCCCTCCACGGTGTCCAATACATCGATCTCATGTCCATTCGCCGCTGGGGTGACCCCGGCATGTGGACCACCAACTTCTCCCACATCTACCGCTCCATTGACTACGGCCACACCTGGCAGCCCACCCACATCTTCCGCCCCAACCGTGGCGGATTCGCCAACTTCCAGATGGGCGCGTTCGTCAAACACGGCCGCTACGTCTACGAATTCGGCACCCCCAACGGGCGCATGGGGGACGGATACCTGGCCCGCGTCCCCGCCCGCTCCTTCGAGAAACTCCACGCCTGGGAATACTGGAACGGCAAAAAGTGGGTCAAGGACGACCCTGCTGCCGCTGTCCCGGTCATCCCCGGCCGCATCTCCGAGCTCACCGTCCAGTGGAACCCGCGCCTCAAGCGCTTCATGATGCTCACACTCGGCAACGGCGACAACATCTACCTGCGCTACTCCAAGGACCTCATCAACTGGACCAACCGTTACCTGCTCATCCCCACCCAGCGGGCGAAGGTCTACAGCCCCTACTTCCTCCCTCAACAGAGCGGCTGCACCGTCTTCTTCACCCTCTCCTCGTGGCTGCCCTACCAGGTCTCCACCGTCAAGGCGACGCTGCCCACCGTCCACCACATGGAGAAACTGGCCTACACCTACGTGCCAGAGGACAACCTAGGAGAAATCTCGAAGTTCCTCTTCCCCAACGGATTCCCACCGAAGACCGGGGAGATACGCCGCTAACACACCTCACCCGCCTACCACCACCCCGCGCGGCAGACCTACGGGCGTCAATAATTCCGCGCGGCAGTGTGACGGCAGCTACTGGCCGCCCCGCTTACGAAGCACCGCCACCAGGTTGCTCACCGCCACCTCCCGGAACCCCGGCACGTTCACCATCCACCACGCCCAACCGGGGTGGTAGCGGGGAAAGAACCCCGCCACCTCCGCATCAGGCTGGTGGCGTGCCCACTCCATGCCCTCCCGGCAGCCCACCGCAAACAGCGACCGCCCAAAATAATTCTTCGGTGAGTGCCCGTGCCGCCGCTCATACAACCGCCGCGCCCTGTCCCCACCCAGATAGTGGGTGAGCCCCATCTCATGCCCACCAAAAGGCCCATACCACAGGGTGTAGCTCACCACGATAAGCCCGCCCGGCCGGCAAACCCGCACCATCTCATCGCACATCCGCCACGGTTCCGGCACATGTTCTACCACATTGCTGGAATACACCACGTCCACCGCATCGCTGGCAAACGGCAAATCCATGCCGGACCCCTGCACCGTCAACCCACGCACCTGTGGCTCCAGTGGCAATCCAGCAGCTTGGAGTTCCCGCAGGTCCGGCTCACAGCCAATATATCGCACCCCCCGCTTCCCAAACTCGCGGCCGAAATAGCCGGGCCCACCTCCCACATCCAGCACCGTCGTCCCCGTCAATGAGGTCCCCGTCGTCCCCTCCCACAGCAGTTCAATAAGGTCCGCGGTGTCGCTGGAGAGAGCGTTGTAGAAACGTTCTGGGTGGCGCTGCTCATCGGGAAAGCTGGTGAGCAATGCCCACGAGCGAGCCAACGTGGCACGGCGGCGCAAGGCGCGGAAAGCAGACGGGGTAGAGGTCACACTGTGAGCCTACCGGGCGGAGCGCAGGGGAGAGCGAAATGAAACAGGCACGCTGGGTGCAGTGCACTGCGCCGGCGGGTAGGTTGAAGGGGACAGGAAGGAGCCCCATGTCCACAGTGTTACTGCTGTGCTGGCGCGACAGCGGCCACCCCCAAGGAGGCGGCTCCGAACACTACCTGGAGACGATGGGGGAGGCTCTCGCACACGCCGGCCACCGGGTGTTCTACTGCACTGCCGCCTACCTCGGCGCACCCGCCCAGGAGACCCGCAACGGCATCCGGTTCAGCCGTGGTGGGAACCGCATCACCGTCTACCCGCGTGCGTTGGCGGCACTCCTGCGCGCCCGTTGGGCTCGCGGACCATTGGCGGACATGGGAATACCGGACGTCATCATCGACACCCAAAACGGGGTGCCGTTCTTCGCCCACCTTGTGAGCCCTGCACCCGTCATCATTCTGGAACACCATTGCCACCACGAACAGTGGCCAGTAGCGGGGCCAGGCTTGGCGCAGCTGGGATGGTGGCTGGAGTCCTGGCTATCGCCCCACGTGCACCGCCACTGTCAGTACATCACCGTGTCGGAGGCATCGAAGCGGGAACTGCAGCGCCTAGGCGTCAATTCGGACCGCATTGCGGTGGTGCCCAACGGGTGTACTCCCCTCGGTACAGATCAGCCAGTCCGCCTCACACCGCTGGAGGGAGATACTGAGGTCCGGCTCGTTACCCTCTCCCGCCTCGTCCCCCACAAACAACTAGAACACGCCCTCAGCACCCTCGCTGCGCTCCTCCCCAGCTACCCCCACCTCCATTTGGACATCATCGGTAGCGGCTGGTGGGATGCGGAACTACGCCAGCATGCCCGCCGCTACCGCCTCACCGCCCAGCACGTCACCTTCCATGGACACGTCACCGACACCCACAAACACCAGCTTCTCGCCCAAGCGCACATTCACCTCATGCCTTCCCGCAAAGAAGGCTGGGGGTTGGCTGTCACGGAAGCGGCCCAACACTGCGTGCCCACCATTGGCTACCGTAGCTCGGCCGGGCTTACTGACTCCGTGGTGGATGGGGTGACGGGCGTCCTGGTGGACAGTCTGGATGGTTTCCGGGACGCCACGCAGCGGCTCATCGACAACCCACGGCTGCGGGTTCAGATGGGGGAAGCAGCCCAGCAGCGGGCCTACGGATTCTCCTGGGAGGCCTCCGCGGCACGCTTCCGGTCTTTAACGATGAGCCAGGTCATGGCGGTGTAGCCCACCACCATCAGGAGTAGCCACACAATATGGAAGGTGAACGCGAATGCCCACTCCCAGCGCGTGGGAGAGTAGTCGCGGCTGACAATCCCCGGCACCCGGTAGAGGGTCAGATCAGGCGCCGTCAACACCGGCTCCAGCCCCCGCAGAGTATTGCGGAACTCCAAGGTGTCGGGTACCTTCGGCGCCACCACATTCTCGATGAGCACCCAGCGCACCCCAAGGGAGGCCAGCACACCAGCCGGCGCCCCCTGCAGCAGCGCCCACTCCACCTGGTGGGCGCGCACATTCTCGCCCGCTACCACCACCGTGTCTCGCTCTTCCTGGCCGTCCACGGCGCGCACCATGTGCACCGGCAGGTCGTCGGCATTCAACACCTCCACCGGCATCAGCCGGGAGGAGGGATCCAGCACCGGCCGGTTCCCGGTGCGGTCAAAGACACGTAACTGCCCGGCGGGTAACACGGCCATGTCGCCGTTGCTTCCCTCCACCGCCTTAATAATCTCGTTCCAGGAGGAGGAGTAGATGACCGGCTGCAGGTGCTTGCTGGTGGCCAGCGGCGCGTCCGGGAGCATCACAATAATGAGTACGCACAGCACGGCGATCGCCCCTCGCGCATCCACTCGTGCCCCAAACACTTTGTGACGGTAGCTGAACTCATAGACTGCACGGGCACAGGCACTCATCAACACTGCATAGATGGGCATCATCAGCGCCATCCACTTTTGGGTATCGCGGAATAAGCCAGCCCCCGGAATGTGCTCCACCAGCCACACCGCCACATGGGTACCGAAGGGGTAGGAGAAGAAGGTGATGACGACGGTAGCGACGAGTGCGGCACCCGCCCACAGGTAGACGAGCCGACGCGTCTTGGAGCGGCGGAACCGCCACACACCAACGCCCAGCAGCACCAGCTGAAGTGCCAGGGCGAAGAAGACGAAGAAACTGGAGCGGCTAGCTGGAACCACATCCGCATTCCAAATTCCGCCCAGGCTGATGAGGGAGAAGAAGGTCCCCAAGAAT comes from the Lawsonella clevelandensis genome and includes:
- a CDS encoding NYN domain-containing protein, with protein sequence MSSSAPSPRALLIWDAPNMDMGLSAIVGGRPNSYQRPRFDAAGLWLLQQATQLATDTGLDPDSIICEATLFTNVNEANVDGIHSWIDALRNIGFSVFAKPKETADSDVDDNMLEHLSLRLSEGNLKLVVVASADGRNFQATLADLATKGIRAIVLGFAEECTWAMEDPNLTFVDVEDVNGLFQQPLPRIDLEHLPSGGAWLQPFRPLRALLNRSTDRSDSVVSERDSANTRASRATATDDPHAKETLHV
- the trmB gene encoding tRNA (guanosine(46)-N7)-methyltransferase TrmB; protein product: MTTSAEPTTSTRNPRWNDPAYREALAAEKRAHNAKRDSSSRLYPRVTAFRARKGAISDAKQAIWDEYFPTLGKDASDERLTPADIDTWFGRPATTILEIGFGTGTSTSAMAKEEPATNVLALEVYKPGMAQLLARMVRENIPNIRLLRGDAVDIMDSMLPSDYLDGVRVFFPDPWPKARHHKRRLLQPGTFELIASVLKPGGILHIATDHADYAEFIEETGDACPALIRRQEGLATTAPMSLQRPMTKFEGKGLREGRVIHEFIWQRPADSTSSTGSTSSADSTGSTDSAGTTGSEGDMHEQ
- a CDS encoding phosphoenolpyruvate carboxykinase (GTP), with protein sequence MTEKTIPGFEGTIPTENEKIIDFVAQWAEVMTPDQVVFCDGSQEEWDRLTQELVDSGTFTQLNPEKKPNSFLALSDPADVARVESRTFICSETEDGAGPTNHWAEPKAMREEMLEQYKGCMKGRTMYVIPFCMGPLGADDPKLGIEISDSAYVVVSMRIMTRMGAAALEKIGKDGDFVRGVHSVGAPLAEGQEDVPWPCNETKYITHFPEDREIWSFGSGYGGNALLGKKCYALRIASVMARDEGWMAEHMLILKLTSPEGKAYYICAAFPSACGKTNLAMLQPTIPGWKAEVVGDDISWMSFGEDGRLYAVNPENGFFGVAPGTNYNSNPNAMRSMEPGNCIFTNVALTDDGDVWWEEMGDAPAHLTDWHGNDWTPESDTPAAHPNSRYTVPITQCPVTAEEFNDPKGVPVSAILFGGRRPDTVPLVSEAYSWNHGVYIGATLSSGQTAAAEGQVGSIRRDPMAMIPFIGYNVGDYLQHWVDMGVKGGDKMPKVFYVNWFRKNDDGKWLWPGFGDNSRVLKWIVDRLEGRVEADETIVGQTARVEDLDLSGLEGYTEDDVKSALVVNKADWERELPDLDAWFEKLGPKVPQEVHDEYEALKQRIAEA
- a CDS encoding DUF4185 domain-containing protein encodes the protein MRNNRIINTSLTAVLASTITGAVVLTTLTPATAADSSVTPLTIQDTRSAARAGYPSALELAQHNRAALRDHSTIPHDLIGANNLISPASIGRGDLSPLDPLHIIFLPDRAGQELITEPAKMLGGNFARANLVLSLSRYTSVTKLDAANAEIVGKPLVGIASANNVSRDAGVWGADVGITWDAGNGRTLIAFGDNYGPGHFGPMSRFRGSALAWADVDNPYNVRTTQFFTGYENKAEEIVDSGHGDNRELSKIPTAAMSLHGVQYIDLMSIRRWGDPGMWTTNFSHIYRSIDYGHTWQPTHIFRPNRGGFANFQMGAFVKHGRYVYEFGTPNGRMGDGYLARVPARSFEKLHAWEYWNGKKWVKDDPAAAVPVIPGRISELTVQWNPRLKRFMMLTLGNGDNIYLRYSKDLINWTNRYLLIPTQRAKVYSPYFLPQQSGCTVFFTLSSWLPYQVSTVKATLPTVHHMEKLAYTYVPEDNLGEISKFLFPNGFPPKTGEIRR
- a CDS encoding class I SAM-dependent methyltransferase: MTSTPSAFRALRRRATLARSWALLTSFPDEQRHPERFYNALSSDTADLIELLWEGTTGTSLTGTTVLDVGGGPGYFGREFGKRGVRYIGCEPDLRELQAAGLPLEPQVRGLTVQGSGMDLPFASDAVDVVYSSNVVEHVPEPWRMCDEMVRVCRPGGLIVVSYTLWYGPFGGHEMGLTHYLGGDRARRLYERRHGHSPKNYFGRSLFAVGCREGMEWARHQPDAEVAGFFPRYHPGWAWWMVNVPGFREVAVSNLVAVLRKRGGQ
- a CDS encoding glycosyltransferase family 4 protein, whose amino-acid sequence is MSTVLLLCWRDSGHPQGGGSEHYLETMGEALAHAGHRVFYCTAAYLGAPAQETRNGIRFSRGGNRITVYPRALAALLRARWARGPLADMGIPDVIIDTQNGVPFFAHLVSPAPVIILEHHCHHEQWPVAGPGLAQLGWWLESWLSPHVHRHCQYITVSEASKRELQRLGVNSDRIAVVPNGCTPLGTDQPVRLTPLEGDTEVRLVTLSRLVPHKQLEHALSTLAALLPSYPHLHLDIIGSGWWDAELRQHARRYRLTAQHVTFHGHVTDTHKHQLLAQAHIHLMPSRKEGWGLAVTEAAQHCVPTIGYRSSAGLTDSVVDGVTGVLVDSLDGFRDATQRLIDNPRLRVQMGEAAQQRAYGFSWEASAARFRSLTMSQVMAV